The proteins below come from a single Drosophila busckii strain San Diego stock center, stock number 13000-0081.31 chromosome X, ASM1175060v1, whole genome shotgun sequence genomic window:
- the LOC108605030 gene encoding uncharacterized protein LOC108605030, which produces MCWSNNLNIYFTRRSLHTNANSLRMRLRLSIVQLEFELHNKWETQRSSHKRKTCSSSTNTTTTTSSSSSSSSSNTIRSRSRRRIRLASWPPQAIGWSWRQVAAKEPQAMARQQQQQSAQALAALAAITAPAAVASM; this is translated from the coding sequence ATCTCTTCACACTAATGCAAACAGTTTGCGCATGCGTTTAAGGCTTTCGATAGTTCAGTTGGAGTTTGAGTTGCACAACAAGTGGGAAACGCAGAGAAGCAGCCACAAACGtaaaacttgcagcagcagcaccaacaccaccaccaccaccagcagcagcagcagcagcagcagcagcaacacgatCAGGAGCAGAAGCAGGAGGAGGATTAGGCTAGCAAGCTGGCCACCACAAGCTATCGGCTGGTCGTGGCGCCAAGTGGCAGCCAAAGAGCCGCAGGCAATggcacgacaacaacaacaacagtcagcGCAGGCGCTGGCGGCGCTGGCAGCAATCACAGCTCCAGCAGCGGTGGCATCAATGTGA